In Dama dama isolate Ldn47 unplaced genomic scaffold, ASM3311817v1 ptg000071l, whole genome shotgun sequence, a single window of DNA contains:
- the LOC133053678 gene encoding F-box/WD repeat-containing protein 2-like, with amino-acid sequence MERKDFETWLDNISVTFLSLTDLQKNETLDHLISLSGAVQLRHLSNNLETLLKRDFLTLLPLELSFYLLKWLDPQTLLTCCLVSKQWNKVISACTEVWQTACKNLGWQIDDSVQDALHWKKVYLKAILRMKQLEDHEAFETSSLIGHSARVYALYYKDGLLCTGSDDLSAKLWDVSTGQCVYGIQTHTCAAVKFDEQKLVTGSFDNTVACWEWSSGARTQHFRGHTGAVFSVDYNDELDVLVSGSADFTVKVWALSAGTCLNTLTGHTEWVTKVVLQKCKVKSLLHSPGDYILLSADKYEIKIWPIGREINCKCLKTLSVSEDRSICLQPRLHFDGKYIVCSSALGLYQWDFASYDILRVIKTPEIANLALLGIGDIFALLFDNRYLYILDLRTESLISRWPLPEYRKSKRGSSFLAGEASWLNGLDGHNDTGLVFATSMPDHSIHLVLWKQHG; translated from the coding sequence ATGGAGAGAAAGGACTTTGAGACATGGCTTGATAACATTTCTgttacatttctttctctgacggacttgcagaaaaatgaaactcTGGATCACCTGATTAGTCTGAGTGGGGCAGTCCAGCTCAGACACCTCTCCAATAACCTGGAGACTCTGCTCAAGCGGGACTTCCTCACACTCCTTCCCCTGGAGctcagtttttatttgttaaaatggcTCGACCCTCAGACTTTACTCACGTGCTGCCTCGTCTCTAAACAGTGGAATAAGGTGATAAGTGCCTGTACAGAGGTGTGGCAGACCGCCTGTAAAAATTTGGGCTGGCAGATAGATGATTCTGTTCAGGACGCTTTGCACTGGAAGAAGGTTTATTTGAAGGCTATTTTGAGAATGAAgcaactggaggaccatgaagcctttGAGACCTCATCTTTAATTGGACACAGTGCCAGAGTGTATGCACTTTACTACAAAGATGGACTTCTGTGTACAGGGTCAGATGACTTGTCTGCAAAACTGTGGGATGTGAGCACAGGGCAGTGTGTTTATGGCATCCAGACGCACACTTGTGCTGCGGTGAAGTTTGATGAGCAGAAGCTTGTGACAGGCTCCTTTGACAACACCGTGGCCTGCTGGGAATGGAGCTCCGGAGCCAGGACCCAGCACTTCCGGGGGCACACGGGGGCGGTGTTTAGTGTTGACTACAACGACGAACTGGACGTCTTGGTGAGTGGCTCTGCAGACTTCACCGTGAAAGTATGGGCTTTATCTGCTGGGACATGCCTGAACACTCTCACCGGGCACACAGAATGGGTCACCAAGGTGGTCTTGCAGaagtgcaaagtcaagtctctCTTGCACAGCCCTGGAGACTACATCCTCTTAAGTGCAGACAAATATGAGATCAAGATTTGGCCAATTGGGAGAGAAATTAACTGTAAGTGCTTAAAGACGTTGTCTGTCTCTGAGGAtagaagtatctgcctgcagccaAGACTTCATTTTGATGGCAAATACATTGTCTGTAGTTCGGCACTGGGCCTCTACCAGTGGGACTTCGCCAGTTATGATATTCTCAGGGTCATCAAGACTCCGGAGATAGCAAACCTGGCCTTGCTTGGCATTGGAGACATCTTTGCCCTGCTGTTTGACAACCGCTACCTGTATATCCTGGACTTGCGGACAGAGAGCCTGATTAGCCGCTGGCCTCTCCCCGAGTATAGGAAGTCCAAGAGGGGCTCCAGCTTCCTGGCGGGTGA